The Undibacterium cyanobacteriorum genomic sequence GTATCAGAGCCGTACTGGCGAATCGGATGTGCCTTTATTGGTGGATGTACGTTCCGAACTTGAATATGCTGGTGGACATATTCAAGGCGCGCTCAGCTGGCCATTACATGAATTAAGGCAGTATGCTGTCGCCAGTAAGATAGCAAAAGAAACGAAAGTTCTTGTGTATTGTTTGTCCGGTGCTCGCTCAAGCGCGGCTTGCCGAGAATTGGCCAGCATGGGATACCTCAATGTGACAAACGGTGGAGGCATATCACAGCTCGCGCTTCAATGTGGATTGCCCATCATGAAATAAGACTGTGATTGCAATTTACTTCGTTGCAGTTTTTGGTGCTGGTCAATACCTCTCGGTATTGAATGTTCTTTGAAAACTGTGTGAGTTAGGGTGAAAGTAAGCGAAAGGATTTGAATATGATGATGAGTGCACATGACCTGGTGGTGCGGGCTAGGGATTCAGTTACCGAATTTGATGTAGGCGACGCTCCTCGAGTTCTACAGGCAGCAGATGTCATTATCGATGTTAGAGAGGCAGATGAATATCAATCTGGGCATCTGCCAAGGGCGATAAATATACCGCGAGGTGTTCTCGAATTCAAATTGAGTAGTGCTGATACCTTGAGTTCACGAGACCTTCAGATCGTGTTGTATTGTAAATCAAGTGGTCGTGCCACCCTCGCAGCGCAGAGTTTACAGCAGATGGGCTACCGCAACGTGCACTCACTCGCAGGCGGGTTCGATGCTTATTGTGCTGCTGGCATGCCGGTGATTAAACCGATTGAACCAGCGTTCGATTAAAAATGAGCCATGCGAGCGTAAGATAATAATTGTATGTTGTTCTCAGTCAATATTTTTAATGCATACGAAGGTAAAATCTTGGTGAAACGAAGTCCTTTGTTTCTGCAATTCGAGGATGAGAGAAAGTAGAGCGAGAAATGAAAAAACTTATTTATATCTTCACGCATGCACGTTTTTGGTCGCCAGCTTCAGCTTTGATGCGACAACTTAAATTCCCGATGAAGATGAGTTTGATTTCGCTCGCCTTTTTGTTGCCACTATTATGGATGTTTGGGACGATAGTTATTAAGGCAGAAGAGGAAATGCAGTTCGTCGAGAAGGAGCGAATAGGTGTGCAATATGCTGCTGCTGTATTTCACGGTATGGAGCAGGCGGCGAAATGGCGATATGAGTTGCGAGGTGGAAGTTCACCCGATGGGGCGATTCATATCGAACAACTGAACAATGCAAAGCAGCAATTTTCTGATGCTCTCAAGGCCGTGGAAGGCTTGGATGCTCGTTTTGCCAAACAGCTTGGTACATCGGCACTAATTGAAAAAGTGAAAGAGCATAATGAGCTGGCTCAGAGTTCTAATGGTAATGACGGTCAGGTTATTAAGGTGCATCTTGATTTATTTCAATCGCTGGTGCAATTATTGGATCATACGGCGGATAGTTCAGGCTTGGCCCTAGATCCTGATCTGAAATCATATTATCTGATGAGTGCTGCTTTGATGAGAGGCCCACAAATCATTCAGAATACGACCGAGTTACGTAGCTTGGGGCGTAATGCAATCACTAGTGGTCAAGTTTCGGCGCAAAATCGAGAGCAAATTCAGGCTCGTCTTGCTGTGCTTGAGCATGAATTAGCATTGGTCCAGAGGGATCTCAGTAAAGTTCAGCAGGACGCTCCCGATTTTTATGCGCTTATGATGACCCAAGCTCCGGAAGCGACTTCGCTCTTTATGCAGAGAATTAGGCGGGACTTCTCTGTCGGTCAAAACGAAGTAAGTCTTGATCTAAGTCAGTTTTTGTCTTCTGCTAACCAGACGATAGAGACACAGTTTGCGCAAGTCCAGAAGAACCTTAGCGTATTGGATCTTATGTTGAGCGCAAGACGAACAAGTATTCTGCGGCATCTGTGGATCAACCTCGCAATTTCGATCATGGGAGTGCTGATTGCATCGTACTTATTCATGGGCCTCTATCGTTCGATGATTGGTGGCTTCAAGAAACTTCGTCGTCAATTGATTAGTATTTCAATGGGAGATTTAAGGAGCGATATTCAGGGACTTGGTAAAGATGAGATGGCAGGCTTAATGAAAGAGCTTGCCCACATGCAGAGCGCTTTACGGGACACGGTATTTCAAGTGAAGCAAGCAAGTGATCATGTCGTTCAATCGAGTATGGAAATTGCGAGTGGAACACAAGATTTGTCTGCGCGTACGGAATCAGCCGCAAGCGCACTTGAGGAATCATCGGCTGCACTCGAACAAACAAGTTCTACCGTCAAAATGACGGCGGAGTCGGTGCGCCAAGCTTCTTTAATTGCCGTGGAAAACGCACAAACGGCATCGAAGGGTGGTGCTGTCATGGCCAATGTGGTGAGTACGATGGAAGAGATTCAGGATTCTTCTCGTAAGATTAGCGACATCATTAGCGTGATCGATGGCATCGCTTTTCAAACCAATATTTTGGCATTGAACGCGGCGGTGGAGGCGGCCAGAGCGGGCGAACAGGGGCGCGGTTTTGCCGTGGTCGCATCGGAAGTACGTGCCTTGGCAGGCCGCAGTGCCAATGCTGCGAAGGAAATTAAAGACTTGATTACCAATAGCAGTCAACAAATCACGACCGGAACGACGATTGTAAAAGACGCAGGCGCAGCGATGGTCGCGATTGTTGAAAATGCGGACCGTATCAAACATCTGTTAGATGAAGTCGCTAGCGGTGCACGTGAACAAAGTATTGGTGTCTCGCAGATA encodes the following:
- a CDS encoding rhodanese-like domain-containing protein, whose amino-acid sequence is MQFSSNSYQSRTGESDVPLLVDVRSELEYAGGHIQGALSWPLHELRQYAVASKIAKETKVLVYCLSGARSSAACRELASMGYLNVTNGGGISQLALQCGLPIMK
- a CDS encoding rhodanese-like domain-containing protein, producing the protein MMMSAHDLVVRARDSVTEFDVGDAPRVLQAADVIIDVREADEYQSGHLPRAINIPRGVLEFKLSSADTLSSRDLQIVLYCKSSGRATLAAQSLQQMGYRNVHSLAGGFDAYCAAGMPVIKPIEPAFD
- a CDS encoding methyl-accepting chemotaxis protein, whose amino-acid sequence is MKKLIYIFTHARFWSPASALMRQLKFPMKMSLISLAFLLPLLWMFGTIVIKAEEEMQFVEKERIGVQYAAAVFHGMEQAAKWRYELRGGSSPDGAIHIEQLNNAKQQFSDALKAVEGLDARFAKQLGTSALIEKVKEHNELAQSSNGNDGQVIKVHLDLFQSLVQLLDHTADSSGLALDPDLKSYYLMSAALMRGPQIIQNTTELRSLGRNAITSGQVSAQNREQIQARLAVLEHELALVQRDLSKVQQDAPDFYALMMTQAPEATSLFMQRIRRDFSVGQNEVSLDLSQFLSSANQTIETQFAQVQKNLSVLDLMLSARRTSILRHLWINLAISIMGVLIASYLFMGLYRSMIGGFKKLRRQLISISMGDLRSDIQGLGKDEMAGLMKELAHMQSALRDTVFQVKQASDHVVQSSMEIASGTQDLSARTESAASALEESSAALEQTSSTVKMTAESVRQASLIAVENAQTASKGGAVMANVVSTMEEIQDSSRKISDIISVIDGIAFQTNILALNAAVEAARAGEQGRGFAVVASEVRALAGRSANAAKEIKDLITNSSQQITTGTTIVKDAGAAMVAIVENADRIKHLLDEVASGAREQSIGVSQIGEAVSELDRNTQANASLVEETAEAARSQRDVAVRLAAQVDEFRLPGQTVAEKVEGIDVDGIIDGHRQWKVKLRDAIESGEHVDVEALSRDDCCALGKWIYGDGQRLGSRLSFTELVEKHARFHRVAGQVGELINQGQYERAEDALAPGTAFSVATSDVVVILSGVKRLGFQ